TCAGGAGTTGCTTGTGAACCATGACCTTTGAACCTTGTGTATTTTGTCCTCTCAAGGCTTTGGCATGACCACACCAGTGACCATAGCTGGAAAAATATTCTTGATCTTCTATGGTCTCATTGGCTGTGCTGCCACCATCCTCTTCTTTAACCTCTTCCTGGAGAGGATCATCACGATGTTAGCTTACATCATGCGCTGGTGTCACGAGCGTCGGTTGAGGTGCGGCGGGGTTGGGGTGATGTCGAGCAGAGAGGAGACGTCTGGCGAGGAGGACAGCCTGGAGGGCTGGAAACCATCAGTCTATTATGTTATGCTGATCCTAGGTATAGCATCGATTGTGATCGCATGCAGTGCCTCCACCCTGTACAGCTCCATGGAGAACTGGAGCTACGTGGACTCCCTCTACTTCTGCTTCGTGGCCTTCAGCACCATTGGCTTCGGGGACCTGGTGAGCAGTCAGAGACAGCAGTATGAGTCTCAGGAAGCCTATCGGCTCGGGAACTGCCTTTTCATCTTAATGGGAGTATGTTGTATCTACTCACTTTTCAATGTCATTTCTATTGTCATCAAGCAAACTCTCAACTGGATTCTGGGTAAGCTGGTCTGCTCGGGGCAGCATCATCTCTGCTCTTGCTCAACACGTGGCTGCTGGGGGCTCTGCTGCCCCTGCcttcaaaacaaaactcacaaCCAGAGGCGACTGCCGGCACGCCTCAGGCAAAAACGCTTAAAACGCAACACTGTGCAGCCCATCTCATCCCACTGCCCTGCAGGAAGACACCGCTACAGAGACGGCTCGGTGGAGACAGTGTGTGACAGCGAGACGGATGCAGGCGCAGTGCCCGATGGGGTATGCGTGGGGCGTCGTCTGTCAGGAGAGATGATCTCCGTCAATGAGTTCATGGTGTCCAACAAGGTGTCTCTGGCACTGCTGCAGAAGCAGCTGAGCGAAATGGCTCATCAGGGCCCACGGCAGAGCTACGGCCATCAGAATGGATTCTCTGGTGG
The DNA window shown above is from Lates calcarifer isolate ASB-BC8 linkage group LG20, TLL_Latcal_v3, whole genome shotgun sequence and carries:
- the kcnk12l gene encoding potassium channel subfamily K member 13 — its product is MNEDNARFCLLAGLILLYLLCGAAIFSALEYPFELRARLLWKQQLDNFTQRYRVNRGALHTLLRQYEEANGAGIRVDALRPRWDFSGAFYFVGTVVSTIGFGMTTPVTIAGKIFLIFYGLIGCAATILFFNLFLERIITMLAYIMRWCHERRLRCGGVGVMSSREETSGEEDSLEGWKPSVYYVMLILGIASIVIACSASTLYSSMENWSYVDSLYFCFVAFSTIGFGDLVSSQRQQYESQEAYRLGNCLFILMGVCCIYSLFNVISIVIKQTLNWILGKLVCSGQHHLCSCSTRRHRYRDGSVETVCDSETDAGAVPDGVCVGRRLSGEMISVNEFMVSNKVSLALLQKQLSEMAHQGPRQSYGHQNGFSGGVGALAIMNNRLQETSVDR